The genomic interval CGGCGCGCGTCCACGGGCGGGAAACCGCGCACGGTGCTGAGGTTGGTGCCGGAGGCGGGGCATGCGGTGGGGGTGCATCTGGACCGGGATGAGTTGCGGGTGGTGTTGGTCGATCTCACCGGGGCGGTGGTGGGGGAGCGGGGCGCTTCGCTGGATCTGGGGGCGGGAGCCGGGGTTGTCGTGGAGGCGGTGGCTCGAGAGGTTGAGGGGTTGGTGGGGGGAGGGGGTTGGGGGAGTGGTGTGGGTGCTGGTGGTGGTGCCGGTGTGAGTGCGGGTTCGGGTTCGGGTTCGGGTTCGGGTGGAAGTGTCGGTGCTGGCTGGGGGGCTGCCGGTACGGAGGTTGTCGGTGCGGCGGGTGCGGGTGTCGAGCGCCGCCTTGCCGACTCCGGGCGTCCGGCCGGTTCTGGGCGCCTCGCCGATTCTGCGGGCCTCGCTGACGCCGCGCGCCCTGTCGATACTGCGAGCCCGGCTGACTCCGCGCGTCCCGCTGACCTGGTGCCTCCCGCGAACCCGGGATCCGGACGTCCCTCCGGTTCTGGGCGCCTCGCCGACGCTGCGGGCCTTGCCGACGCCGGGCGTCCCGCTAACCCGGCGCGTCCCGTGGACCCGGCATCCGTGCGTCCCGCCGATTCCGGGCGCATCGCTGACCCTGCGCGCCCCACCGATCCTGAGCCCCCCACTGACCCTGCTCGTCCCACTGACCCTGCCCGTCCCGCGCCCCCCGTATCCGCACCGCACCCCACCCCCGTCACCGCCCACCTCCTCGGCGTAGGCGTAGCCCTCCCCGGCCCCCTCGATCATGCCCACGGCATCCTGCATCGGGTCACCGGATTTCCCGAGTGGGACGGGTTTCCGTTGCGGGACGCGCTTGCTCGGCGGCTCGGGGTGCCTGTTGTCGTGGACAAGGACACGAACGCCGCCGCGTTGGGGCTGGCCGTCGGTGGGGAGGGCGGGGCGTTCGCCTATCTGCATCTCGGGACCGGGCTCGGTGCCGGGCTGGTGATCGGCGGGGGTGTGCACCGGGGGGCGCGGACCGGGGCCGGGGAGTTCGGGCATCAGGTGATCCAGCTGGACGGGCCGCCCTGCGACTGCGGGAACCGGGGCTGCATCGAGGCCCTGTGCCTGGCCGCCGTAGCGCGCGGTGATGTCGATGAGGCGGCGCGGGTGCTCGGTGCCGGCGCCGCGAATCTCGTGGGCCTGCTCGACATCGACCTCGTGCTGTTGGGCGGCCGTACCGTCGCCGCCGACCCGGAACCCTTCGTACGCGGAGTCGCCGCCGTCCTCGACGAACGCGCCCGGCGCGAAGGCGCCCGCGAGGCCGCCGTACCCGTACGGGTCGCCCCCGGCGGGGCGCGGGGTGTCGCGGAGGGGGCGGCGCAGTTGCTGCTGGGGCCGCTGTTCGGACGGGCGGACGGGTAGGCGGGCGGGTGGGTGGTCCGGGGAAGTGTGACGCTTTCGGCATTCGCGCGGCGGACTGGCAGGTGGGGGCGATAGGTGACCCGGGGAAGTGTGACACTTTCGACGGATCTGTAACACTTCCGCCGAACAGGGGTCCCGCCGCGCCCGTTCGAGGCATTCGCGGCCCGCGCTCGGCACGGCACCCTGATCGGCAGCGCCCGTCCGACATGCTCATGTGTTTATGCGACTTCTCCTGAGTCCACGCACCCCACTGCGCACACCCCTGCCCCGGTCCCAGCCCCGGTCCCAGCCCCTGTCCTCGTCCCCATCCCCGTCCCGGCCCGTGACGCCGCCCCGGTTCTCGTCCCCACCTCCGTCCCGGTCCCAGTCCCGGCCCGTGCCTCTGTCTCTGTCCCTGTACCGGCTCCTGTCCCTGTCCCGGTCCCAGCCTCCGTCCCGGCCCGTGACCCAGTCCCCGCCCCAGTCTCAGCCTCTGTTCCGGTCACTGCCCCTGCACCGACCCGTGACCCAGTACCGGTCCCTGCCGCTGCACCGGTCCCTGACCTTGCTGCACCGATCCCTGTCCCTCCGCCTCGTCGCCGCCGCCGCCCCCCTCCTCTTCCTCCTCACCGCCCCGCCGGCCCACGCGGCAGCCACCGCTCCCGCCCATGAGGCCGCCGCCCCCGGCCACGCAACGGCCGCCCCCGCCCCCGCCTGCGCCGCCCCCGACACCCACACCTTCCCCCTCACCACCCGCATCCACGACGGCCCTGACACCTACGCGGCCGGCGGCGGCTACGGCACCTGGTATCTCGACCTCACCAACACCACCGCCCGCCGCTGCACCGCGATCCACCCGGTCGTCGTCCTCGTCGACCGGCAACGCGCCCTGAAACCGTCCCAGCCCAAGCTGGAGTTCTACGACGGCACCCGCCCGCGCCCCTACCCGGTCCACTTCGAGAAGA from Streptomyces sp. NBC_01288 carries:
- a CDS encoding ROK family protein, whose amino-acid sequence is MSAGSGSGSGSGGSVGAGWGAAGTEVVGAAGAGVERRLADSGRPAGSGRLADSAGLADAARPVDTASPADSARPADLVPPANPGSGRPSGSGRLADAAGLADAGRPANPARPVDPASVRPADSGRIADPARPTDPEPPTDPARPTDPARPAPPVSAPHPTPVTAHLLGVGVALPGPLDHAHGILHRVTGFPEWDGFPLRDALARRLGVPVVVDKDTNAAALGLAVGGEGGAFAYLHLGTGLGAGLVIGGGVHRGARTGAGEFGHQVIQLDGPPCDCGNRGCIEALCLAAVARGDVDEAARVLGAGAANLVGLLDIDLVLLGGRTVAADPEPFVRGVAAVLDERARREGAREAAVPVRVAPGGARGVAEGAAQLLLGPLFGRADG